One window from the genome of Leptospira perdikensis encodes:
- a CDS encoding single-stranded DNA-binding protein, with protein sequence MKNLSYVILDGNLTADPEERTIAGGKSLANFTVAVNHTANNQEGKDKEDVSYFEVEAWEKLGENCVEYLRKGSKVTVMGNLKQNRWKSPEGESKSKIKVTASTVRFDSARKKESKVA encoded by the coding sequence ATGAAAAATCTATCGTATGTCATTCTGGACGGAAATTTAACCGCAGATCCAGAAGAAAGAACCATTGCGGGAGGTAAATCACTCGCTAATTTCACAGTGGCAGTCAACCATACGGCAAACAACCAAGAAGGAAAAGACAAAGAAGATGTCTCTTACTTTGAAGTAGAAGCTTGGGAAAAACTGGGAGAGAACTGTGTTGAATACCTGAGAAAGGGGAGTAAGGTTACTGTGATGGGAAATCTGAAACAAAACCGGTGGAAAAGTCCAGAAGGAGAAAGTAAATCCAAAATCAAAGTGACTGCTTCTACCGTGCGTTTTGATAGTGCTCGCAAAAAAGAATCAAAGGTTGCTTAA
- a CDS encoding MBOAT family O-acyltransferase, whose amino-acid sequence MIFSDFEYFVFFLFVFFTVWYLFPAIFSNQSRETRILHTFLLISSYFFYMSWDYRFGALILLSTAIDYYVGIKLSSETREKIRYYLLLFSLITNLVFILGFFKYYNFLVTSINTVTNPMFGADVLPVLKIILPAGISFFTFQSLSYTIDVYRKEIPAEKDFIRFALFVSFFPQLVAGPIVTARTFMPQLYSPKKLEDIEFRVAIRFFMLGYFKKAVLSDMVAPTIDTIYADPSGHHAYALLIAAALGGIQVYLDFSGYSDMAIGSAMLLGYKLPTNFNLPFLATSVSGFWRRWHMTLNSWLRDYIYIPMGGSRVTSVRRKFNLWFTMFVSGVWHGAQWTFVFWGSLNGFFYVLEEVWKEWFPDKKENATTKHWYNAPLWLFQNLLNSSIFFLGAVFFRSLNWENAWIHIRGIFTFQTGQIRPYMWKDFLWILFFLYLGHIIGYLIFEKGKGKQIPASLEFALYPILFLVLNLATPENSVPFIYFQF is encoded by the coding sequence TTGATCTTTTCCGATTTTGAATACTTTGTCTTCTTTCTCTTCGTTTTTTTTACGGTTTGGTATCTATTCCCAGCCATTTTTTCCAATCAATCTAGAGAAACACGAATCTTACATACATTCCTTCTCATCAGCAGTTATTTCTTTTACATGTCTTGGGATTATCGCTTTGGTGCGCTCATCCTACTTTCCACTGCTATTGACTATTATGTAGGAATCAAACTTAGTTCAGAAACCAGAGAGAAAATAAGATATTATCTTTTGCTCTTTAGTTTAATCACTAACCTTGTCTTTATTTTAGGATTTTTTAAATATTATAATTTCTTAGTCACTTCGATTAATACTGTCACCAATCCAATGTTTGGTGCAGATGTTTTGCCTGTTCTTAAAATCATTCTTCCTGCAGGAATCTCCTTTTTTACGTTTCAATCTTTGTCTTATACCATTGATGTTTATAGAAAAGAAATTCCGGCAGAAAAGGATTTCATTCGGTTTGCTCTGTTTGTGAGTTTTTTCCCACAACTTGTGGCAGGTCCGATTGTGACGGCAAGAACCTTTATGCCTCAATTATACAGTCCTAAAAAACTGGAAGATATTGAGTTTCGAGTAGCGATTCGCTTTTTTATGTTGGGTTACTTTAAAAAAGCAGTCCTTTCCGATATGGTCGCTCCTACCATTGATACTATATATGCAGATCCGTCCGGCCATCATGCCTATGCTTTGTTAATTGCAGCGGCCCTCGGTGGAATCCAAGTATACCTGGATTTTAGTGGGTATTCCGATATGGCCATTGGTAGTGCCATGTTACTCGGTTATAAACTTCCTACCAATTTTAACCTTCCTTTTCTTGCCACTTCGGTCTCTGGTTTTTGGCGCCGGTGGCATATGACTTTAAATTCCTGGTTACGAGATTATATCTATATTCCAATGGGAGGAAGTCGGGTAACATCCGTAAGACGAAAATTCAACCTTTGGTTTACAATGTTCGTAAGTGGGGTTTGGCACGGAGCGCAGTGGACTTTTGTGTTTTGGGGAAGTCTCAACGGATTTTTTTATGTTTTGGAAGAGGTTTGGAAGGAATGGTTTCCAGACAAAAAAGAGAATGCCACAACAAAACATTGGTATAACGCTCCTCTTTGGCTTTTTCAGAACCTTCTCAATAGCTCCATTTTCTTTTTGGGGGCAGTTTTTTTTCGTTCTCTCAATTGGGAGAATGCTTGGATTCACATTCGGGGAATCTTTACCTTTCAAACAGGACAAATCCGACCTTATATGTGGAAAGATTTCCTTTGGATCCTGTTTTTCCTGTATTTAGGCCATATCATTGGTTATTTGATCTTTGAAAAGGGAAAAGGGAAACAAATACCGGCCAGTTTGGAATTTGCCCTCTATCCCATTCTCTTTCTTGTCTTAAATTTAGCTACACCGGAAAATTCTGTTCCGTTCATTTACTTTCAGTTCTAA
- a CDS encoding FMN-binding glutamate synthase family protein, translating to MDAPLMDQILSWIETYPLASTLVGLILFLVSVFIRDVTQKTHTIQRNFPIVGRLRYFLEMIGPELRQYWVAHDKEERPFDRTERSWIYATAKGQNNNFGFGTTEIQYEPGYPIIKHKAFPYPEAKAYIHNQDPSCIPCLKIIGPKRKFPYRPYSIVNISAMSFGSLGKNAVMALNRGARDSGAYQNTGEGGLSQYHMEGADMVWQIGTGYFGARDKSGKFSLDVLKEKVGKNPCIKMIEIKLSQGAKPGKGGILPAKKVNAEIAAIRHVEEGKDCISPNSHSEFTNVKELVQFIEKIASGTGLPVGIKSAVGEIEFWEELSREMKQTGQGPDFITIDGGEGGTGAAPLTYADHVSLPFKIGFQRVYTLFQREGLSEQIVWIGSGKLGFPDRAVVAIAMGCDLINVAREAMLSIGCIQAQKCHTDHCPAGVATQNWWLQRGVDPTIKGKRAAKYIQGFRKELLSLAHSCGYEHPGQFTGQDVEISMGMNRYQTLEGLLGYKRDEVKFTKLQDYTVFPKRQA from the coding sequence ATGGACGCACCACTTATGGATCAAATACTCAGTTGGATCGAAACCTATCCCTTGGCCTCCACTCTCGTTGGATTGATATTGTTTCTTGTGTCCGTCTTTATCCGAGACGTTACGCAAAAAACGCACACGATTCAGAGAAACTTCCCCATAGTAGGACGGCTCCGGTATTTTTTAGAAATGATCGGCCCAGAACTCAGACAATACTGGGTAGCCCATGATAAAGAAGAACGTCCTTTTGATCGAACGGAAAGAAGTTGGATTTATGCAACGGCCAAAGGTCAAAACAACAATTTTGGATTTGGAACCACAGAAATCCAATACGAACCTGGATATCCCATCATCAAACACAAAGCCTTCCCTTACCCCGAAGCAAAGGCTTATATTCACAACCAAGACCCAAGTTGTATTCCTTGTTTAAAAATCATTGGGCCTAAACGTAAGTTCCCATACAGACCCTATTCCATTGTTAATATTTCTGCAATGTCCTTTGGTTCTCTCGGTAAAAATGCGGTGATGGCTCTCAATAGAGGAGCTAGAGATTCCGGCGCCTATCAGAACACAGGTGAAGGTGGCTTAAGTCAGTATCATATGGAAGGGGCGGATATGGTTTGGCAAATTGGAACCGGATACTTTGGTGCCAGAGACAAATCAGGAAAGTTTAGTTTGGATGTTCTCAAAGAGAAAGTGGGAAAAAACCCTTGTATCAAAATGATTGAAATTAAACTTTCGCAGGGCGCCAAACCAGGGAAAGGTGGAATCCTGCCAGCAAAAAAAGTAAATGCTGAAATTGCAGCCATTCGTCATGTCGAAGAAGGAAAGGATTGTATATCGCCCAATTCTCATAGCGAATTTACGAATGTCAAAGAACTCGTTCAATTCATAGAAAAAATCGCTTCGGGAACAGGACTTCCTGTAGGAATCAAAAGTGCGGTAGGTGAAATTGAATTTTGGGAAGAACTATCTCGCGAAATGAAACAAACGGGACAAGGTCCTGATTTTATCACTATCGACGGCGGTGAAGGAGGAACGGGAGCCGCTCCTCTTACTTATGCCGACCATGTTTCTCTACCTTTCAAAATTGGATTCCAAAGAGTTTATACTCTTTTCCAAAGAGAAGGACTATCAGAACAAATTGTTTGGATTGGATCGGGCAAACTAGGGTTTCCAGATCGAGCAGTCGTTGCGATTGCCATGGGTTGTGATCTCATCAATGTGGCAAGGGAAGCCATGTTGTCCATTGGTTGTATCCAAGCACAAAAATGCCATACAGACCATTGTCCAGCCGGTGTTGCCACTCAAAATTGGTGGTTACAACGTGGTGTCGATCCTACAATCAAAGGGAAACGTGCCGCCAAATACATTCAAGGATTTCGAAAAGAACTTTTGAGTTTAGCTCACTCTTGTGGTTATGAACATCCCGGACAATTCACTGGTCAAGATGTTGAAATTAGTATGGGCATGAATCGTTACCAAACTTTAGAAGGTCTACTCGGTTATAAACGAGACGAAGTCAAATTTACGAAACTTCAGGATTATACGGTTTTTCCGAAACGACAAGCTTAA
- a CDS encoding NAD-dependent epimerase/dehydratase family protein, translating into MKILLLGGTGLIGKQVLLSLVFYPQIKKVIVWARNSQSASNPNVPIEVVQVNWEDFQSGKVSIPDGLDAVFCCLGTTINKAGSQEKFKEIDYEYPLLAAKQAKTKKVPGFYIITAMGSDSNSSIFYNRVKGEIETELRNLQFPFLGIFRPSLLIGEREEVRVGEKVGEFLGNLIPFGLLGLKKYKPIPGEYVAKSMIHSLLHDKPEPNTSATVKIYENDVLWEIGKDHSF; encoded by the coding sequence ATGAAAATTCTACTCCTTGGTGGAACCGGCCTTATCGGTAAACAAGTGTTACTTTCTCTTGTGTTTTATCCACAAATAAAAAAAGTAATTGTTTGGGCTCGTAACTCACAATCTGCCTCTAATCCCAATGTCCCTATTGAAGTGGTACAAGTAAACTGGGAAGACTTTCAATCCGGAAAGGTTTCCATCCCGGATGGTTTGGATGCTGTTTTTTGTTGTTTGGGTACAACGATTAACAAAGCTGGAAGCCAGGAAAAATTCAAAGAAATTGATTACGAATATCCATTACTTGCCGCAAAACAAGCGAAAACAAAAAAGGTTCCTGGATTCTATATCATTACAGCTATGGGTTCTGACTCTAACTCTTCTATTTTTTATAATCGAGTGAAAGGGGAAATTGAAACTGAACTCCGTAATTTACAATTTCCTTTTTTAGGAATCTTTCGGCCCTCTTTACTCATTGGAGAAAGAGAAGAAGTTCGAGTGGGAGAGAAGGTGGGTGAGTTTCTTGGGAATCTCATTCCTTTTGGTCTCCTTGGACTCAAAAAATACAAACCGATTCCTGGTGAGTATGTTGCCAAATCCATGATTCATTCTTTGTTACATGACAAACCGGAACCAAATACTTCGGCTACAGTGAAAATTTATGAAAACGATGTCCTTTGGGAGATCGGTAAGGACCATTCTTTTTGA
- a CDS encoding PilZ domain-containing protein encodes MESERRLPRISPGDFSEFEVQLDLEGITLFGKLGNISEEGLCFLGEDDLLSDEIESQVLGSIVWAKGTKRMFFEGTVMWTQTSKIKNVIYYIAGIQFQERLNLTDSMLARSLEIK; translated from the coding sequence ATGGAAAGTGAGCGAAGGCTTCCAAGAATATCTCCCGGTGACTTTTCTGAATTTGAGGTCCAACTGGATTTGGAAGGGATCACATTGTTCGGAAAGTTAGGGAATATTTCGGAAGAAGGCCTTTGTTTTTTGGGTGAGGATGACTTACTCAGCGATGAAATCGAGTCCCAAGTTTTGGGCAGTATCGTTTGGGCAAAGGGCACCAAACGTATGTTCTTTGAAGGGACTGTCATGTGGACCCAGACTTCAAAAATCAAAAATGTAATCTACTATATTGCAGGAATCCAGTTTCAGGAAAGACTCAATCTTACCGATTCAATGCTCGCACGTAGTTTGGAGATCAAATGA
- a CDS encoding DUF3332 family protein, with the protein MKKILKTGLVGLLSFGLLSNCFGKFGAIKAVYSFNGNIQIGSGKLASFFRSLLMIFPLYIAYGIGSFLDILVFNLIEFWTDRNPIAMAEYDFDGKLVKEYSQDGQTITLTYSEWGKVLRMDAPTKKGMETVYFLKEKPEKAFRLVNGKYVEILQASGPILPPTSIKQF; encoded by the coding sequence ATGAAAAAAATATTAAAAACAGGTCTCGTGGGACTTTTATCCTTTGGTCTTCTTTCCAATTGTTTTGGAAAGTTTGGTGCAATCAAAGCTGTATACTCTTTTAACGGAAACATCCAAATCGGATCAGGTAAACTTGCTAGTTTCTTTCGTTCCTTACTGATGATCTTCCCTCTTTACATTGCATATGGAATTGGAAGTTTCTTAGACATTCTCGTTTTTAACCTTATTGAATTTTGGACAGATCGAAATCCAATCGCAATGGCTGAGTATGACTTTGATGGAAAACTAGTAAAAGAATACTCTCAAGACGGACAAACAATCACCCTTACTTACTCTGAATGGGGTAAAGTATTAAGAATGGATGCTCCTACTAAAAAAGGAATGGAAACTGTGTATTTCTTAAAAGAAAAACCAGAAAAAGCATTCCGTTTAGTCAATGGAAAGTATGTAGAGATCCTACAAGCAAGTGGACCCATCCTTCCTCCTACTAGCATAAAACAGTTCTAA
- a CDS encoding PAS domain-containing sensor histidine kinase: protein MGPMKNFFVGLPDSEILHLVTAISRELVCLHEPDGTYLYVSPNSEKIIGYRSEELIGKNPYDYFHPDEKRMIQERSHQPLLRGEENIHSTFRFLHKNGNYIWLQSDNRLTIHPTTGQKYLHTSSRDISEKIDTEANLALAERRFKTLFHDSPIGLVLTGKHGYIDESNESFAIFLGYKSYEIVGKHFSEISAVDELEENLKLRDEVQKGIIDNYSIEKQYIHKSGKKVWAYTTATVLRDDRGQPIHYLAQIIDIDERKKSETLLRENNEHLQATTNSLLTQNKQLQVYNQIISHHLRAPVSNLKSLLDLMKEANQLSEIRELEGHLEEVTNTLETVLSELITTLQIKNPDSYKQESLKISESLSDVVHLMEGELANKEITIQSNFSAKKTVFFSKEFLDTIFLNLLSNSIRFAHPNRKLQISVESFSSGSQTVISFSDNGIGIDLDRYGDQIFQLRKTFHRQISGKGLGLFLVQYKLESVGGKIEVRSQPQEGTTFLMYFPDGSETK from the coding sequence ATGGGACCAATGAAGAATTTCTTTGTGGGACTTCCCGATTCAGAAATACTCCACCTAGTAACTGCTATTAGCCGAGAGTTGGTATGTTTACACGAACCGGATGGAACTTACCTATACGTTAGCCCTAACTCAGAAAAAATCATTGGGTATCGATCAGAAGAGTTGATTGGAAAAAATCCTTATGATTATTTTCATCCTGATGAAAAAAGGATGATTCAAGAAAGATCTCACCAACCCCTACTTCGTGGCGAAGAAAACATTCATTCCACTTTTCGATTTTTACATAAAAACGGAAACTATATATGGCTCCAGTCTGACAATCGTTTAACGATTCATCCTACAACCGGGCAAAAGTACCTCCATACATCTTCCCGGGATATTTCTGAAAAAATAGATACAGAAGCAAACCTAGCACTTGCCGAACGAAGATTCAAAACTTTGTTCCATGACTCTCCCATTGGACTAGTACTTACAGGAAAACACGGTTACATCGATGAATCCAATGAATCCTTTGCTATTTTTTTGGGTTATAAAAGTTACGAAATTGTTGGAAAACATTTTTCTGAAATCAGTGCTGTGGATGAACTCGAAGAAAATTTAAAACTGCGAGATGAAGTACAAAAAGGAATCATCGATAACTATTCCATTGAAAAACAATACATTCACAAATCAGGAAAAAAAGTTTGGGCTTATACCACAGCAACTGTCCTTCGCGATGACAGAGGACAACCAATCCATTACTTAGCACAAATCATTGATATTGATGAAAGAAAAAAATCTGAAACTTTACTCCGCGAAAACAATGAACACCTACAGGCAACAACCAATTCTCTTTTAACTCAAAACAAACAACTCCAAGTATACAACCAAATCATTTCTCACCACCTGAGAGCCCCTGTAAGTAACCTAAAAAGCCTTCTTGATTTGATGAAAGAAGCAAACCAACTTTCAGAAATTAGAGAATTGGAAGGGCATTTAGAAGAAGTTACCAACACTTTGGAAACGGTCCTCTCTGAACTGATCACCACATTACAAATTAAAAATCCAGATTCCTATAAACAAGAATCTCTGAAAATTTCGGAATCCTTATCCGACGTGGTCCATTTGATGGAGGGGGAACTTGCCAATAAAGAGATAACAATCCAATCCAATTTTTCGGCAAAAAAAACTGTGTTTTTCTCCAAAGAATTTTTGGACACCATCTTCCTCAATCTTTTGAGCAATTCGATCCGGTTTGCCCACCCAAATCGGAAACTTCAGATTTCGGTAGAATCCTTTTCTTCGGGCTCGCAGACGGTCATTTCCTTTTCAGACAATGGGATCGGGATCGATTTGGACCGTTACGGTGATCAAATTTTTCAGCTTCGAAAGACTTTTCATCGTCAGATAAGTGGTAAAGGTTTGGGATTATTTTTGGTTCAGTACAAATTAGAATCGGTAGGGGGAAAAATTGAAGTTCGTTCCCAACCACAGGAAGGGACTACCTTTCTTATGTACTTTCCGGATGGGAGTGAAACCAAATGA
- a CDS encoding adenylate/guanylate cyclase domain-containing protein: MKKIFFVLLFLHLSCLSEERNVKAEIVKGFLDLSNHSFTDQPFVALTGEWKFFWNTAPLQIQETDTDLFLNLPKHWNGYQMSYGSLGGFGHASFRIKLKLADNLSDTMALTVHEQDTSYAIYVNGKYLGGSGKPGSNANEYTPEVKSSIVVLPQTSNLTIDLYVANYIHRKGGIWNDIIISPYTKAENRLTKRKINETMLSSVLTFVGLFFLVMYFYNRDGKHTMGIFLFSLAVLFRTISTGERILVEFIDVPYWILLRLEYVSWFWSAPLLYHYFYTVFPEDFSKRMGIFFYILSSILTLGLLLPPVYFTETASIYPIAFVANGLLIFVYLSRAYKRNRMESTLLLFGMLLVLVGATNDVLHAESYIHTMYIAPATVVIFVFLQVITFGRIVRQNITKTLEFAQEQKQLSGSFSRFVPTEFLYHLGKTDIRHVDLGDQVQKRMSILFADIRSFTEFSETLTPKENFDFLNSYLQRVGPIIRHNNGFIDKFIGDAVMALFPYDINDSIKAAVEMQEAIRIYNSHRANCGYIPIEVGIGIHTGNLTLGILGEHKRMEGTVISDAVNLASRIEGITKLFSSRIVISADTFIEASDGLGYHYRLLDRVAIKGKTESVFVVEVLDGYEPEKASRLKSTKDEYTLALDAFRRDDFEEAIEGFAKLLDKNPDDSVSRLFLDRSQEANEKSKMELGS, encoded by the coding sequence ATGAAAAAAATCTTTTTTGTTCTTTTGTTCCTTCACCTCAGTTGTCTTTCAGAGGAGAGGAATGTAAAAGCAGAAATTGTAAAAGGTTTTTTAGACCTGAGCAATCATTCCTTCACCGATCAACCGTTTGTTGCACTTACCGGCGAATGGAAATTTTTTTGGAATACGGCACCCCTTCAAATTCAAGAAACAGATACTGATTTATTTCTTAACCTTCCTAAACATTGGAATGGATACCAGATGTCATACGGATCACTTGGTGGATTTGGACATGCCAGTTTTCGAATCAAACTCAAACTGGCAGACAATCTTTCGGATACCATGGCTCTTACTGTCCACGAGCAGGACACTTCGTACGCTATTTATGTAAACGGGAAGTATTTAGGTGGATCGGGAAAACCAGGATCGAATGCAAATGAATACACTCCTGAAGTCAAATCCAGCATTGTCGTTTTACCACAAACATCAAACTTAACTATAGATCTTTATGTTGCCAACTATATACACAGAAAGGGTGGGATTTGGAATGATATCATAATTTCTCCATATACCAAAGCAGAAAACAGACTCACCAAACGAAAGATCAACGAAACCATGTTATCTTCTGTTTTGACCTTTGTTGGTTTATTCTTTTTGGTGATGTATTTTTATAATCGTGATGGCAAACACACTATGGGAATCTTTTTGTTTTCTTTAGCTGTTTTGTTTAGAACCATTTCCACCGGGGAACGAATTTTAGTCGAATTTATTGATGTTCCCTATTGGATTCTATTACGTTTGGAATATGTTTCTTGGTTCTGGTCTGCCCCTCTTCTCTATCATTATTTTTATACCGTTTTTCCAGAAGACTTCTCCAAACGGATGGGGATTTTCTTTTATATTTTATCATCCATCTTAACACTTGGTTTGTTGTTACCACCAGTATATTTCACAGAGACCGCATCCATTTACCCGATTGCCTTTGTTGCCAATGGCCTTCTCATATTTGTTTATTTATCCCGCGCTTACAAAAGAAACCGAATGGAATCCACACTATTATTGTTTGGAATGCTTTTGGTACTTGTGGGTGCAACCAATGATGTCTTACATGCAGAATCCTACATTCATACAATGTACATAGCACCTGCTACAGTGGTTATCTTTGTTTTTTTACAAGTCATTACATTTGGCCGAATTGTTCGACAAAACATAACAAAAACCCTAGAATTTGCTCAGGAGCAAAAACAACTCAGTGGCTCTTTTAGTCGATTTGTCCCAACAGAATTTTTATACCATTTAGGCAAAACAGATATTCGTCATGTGGATTTAGGAGACCAAGTTCAAAAAAGGATGAGTATCCTTTTTGCTGACATCAGATCTTTTACCGAGTTTTCAGAAACACTCACCCCTAAAGAAAACTTTGACTTTCTAAATAGTTACTTACAACGAGTAGGCCCCATCATCAGACACAACAATGGATTCATTGATAAGTTCATTGGTGATGCTGTCATGGCGCTTTTTCCTTATGATATCAATGATTCCATCAAAGCGGCAGTGGAAATGCAAGAGGCCATTCGCATCTACAACAGCCATAGAGCCAACTGCGGTTATATTCCGATTGAAGTAGGAATTGGAATTCATACAGGAAATCTCACCTTAGGAATATTAGGTGAACACAAAAGAATGGAAGGAACTGTTATCTCCGATGCTGTGAACCTAGCTTCACGAATTGAAGGAATTACCAAACTCTTTTCATCTCGTATTGTCATCAGTGCGGATACTTTTATCGAAGCATCTGATGGGTTAGGGTACCATTACCGGTTACTCGACCGGGTAGCAATCAAAGGAAAAACAGAATCTGTTTTTGTAGTGGAAGTTTTGGATGGGTATGAACCGGAAAAGGCATCTCGACTCAAATCGACTAAAGATGAATATACCTTAGCCCTAGACGCATTTCGTCGGGATGATTTTGAAGAAGCGATCGAAGGATTTGCCAAACTATTGGATAAAAACCCTGATGATTCTGTATCGAGGTTGTTTTTGGATCGTAGCCAGGAAGCAAACGAAAAATCAAAAATGGAACTGGGTAGTTAA
- a CDS encoding response regulator, with amino-acid sequence MTPKICVIDDDKIYQFTTKKIISNAGIKGDVLVFSDAENALDFFHTEVQNKDQLPDIIFLDINMPFMDGWQFLDAFEKIRPQFPKSIEVFLVSSSVDIADTDRAAKIPIISGYIFKPFTKEKLLESLSHVQS; translated from the coding sequence ATGACTCCCAAAATTTGTGTCATCGACGATGATAAAATCTACCAATTCACTACAAAAAAAATCATTTCCAATGCCGGAATCAAAGGAGATGTTTTGGTGTTTTCTGACGCTGAAAATGCATTGGATTTTTTTCATACGGAAGTGCAAAATAAAGACCAATTGCCCGATATCATCTTTCTCGATATCAATATGCCCTTTATGGATGGTTGGCAATTTTTAGATGCCTTCGAAAAGATCCGTCCTCAGTTTCCCAAATCCATAGAAGTATTTTTAGTGAGTTCTTCCGTAGACATTGCAGATACGGATCGTGCGGCAAAAATTCCCATTATCTCTGGATACATATTCAAGCCGTTTACGAAAGAAAAACTTTTGGAATCTCTTTCACACGTCCAATCTTAG